One region of Hymenobacter sediminicola genomic DNA includes:
- a CDS encoding L-threonylcarbamoyladenylate synthase: protein MAATLLRIHPDNPPQNRIQQVVDVLRRGGIIIYPTDTVYGIGCDIHNAKAVDKLCRIKGLNPDKALLSFICSDLSHISDYAHGITTPTYKVIKRALPGPFTFIFEASSKAPRQGGRQRKTVGIRVPDSPIIIQLVKELGNPIVSTSVREDENTLDEYVTDPDLIFEKYRSLVDIVIDGGFGNNVPSTIIDCTNDDFELVRQGAGDIEQYL, encoded by the coding sequence ATGGCCGCTACGCTGCTCCGCATTCACCCCGATAATCCGCCCCAGAACCGCATTCAGCAAGTTGTAGATGTGTTGCGTCGGGGCGGTATCATCATTTATCCTACGGACACGGTGTATGGCATCGGCTGCGACATTCACAACGCTAAAGCGGTGGACAAGCTGTGTCGAATCAAAGGACTCAATCCGGACAAGGCGCTTCTGAGCTTTATCTGCTCCGATCTGTCACACATTTCTGATTACGCACACGGCATCACTACCCCTACGTACAAGGTGATAAAGCGCGCCCTGCCAGGTCCATTCACCTTCATTTTTGAGGCCAGCTCCAAGGCTCCGCGCCAGGGAGGCCGTCAGCGCAAAACGGTTGGTATCCGAGTGCCCGACAGCCCCATCATTATTCAGCTGGTGAAAGAACTCGGCAACCCCATCGTCAGCACGTCAGTGCGCGAGGATGAAAACACGCTCGACGAATACGTAACGGACCCAGACCTGATTTTTGAGAAGTACCGCTCGTTGGTGGATATCGTCATCGACGGCGGCTTCGGCAACAACGTTCCCAGCACCATCATCGACTGCACCAACGACGACTTTGAGTTGGTACGCCAGGGTGCCGGCGACATTGAGCAATATCTGTAA
- a CDS encoding lysophospholipid acyltransferase family protein: MIKPYPWYYRPLNWLLRGLAHLPLPVLYGLAEVIYFLLAYVLRYRQKVVLQNLRNSFPEKPEAEILRIQKAFYRHFAQVMVETLKLAVMPAEELKRRVWFSNPEVMERHFAQGRTVLGLSSHAGNWEWVLTSGAVWLSAHADGVYKPLSNPFFESFMHQLRTRTGAGLIPMRDTLRDMLQRRGEIRVVSLLSDQAAGPEDRPYWTQFMNQESGFYTSADRLATRFHCPVVYVSIRRLRRGYYQIILTELYDGDAPLPANEFPITEAFVRQLEHDMHAFPADYLWTHRRWKHKRPVSEPVS; this comes from the coding sequence ATGATTAAGCCGTATCCCTGGTATTACCGTCCGCTCAACTGGCTGCTGCGCGGCTTGGCTCACCTGCCGCTGCCAGTGCTTTATGGGCTGGCTGAAGTCATTTACTTCCTGCTAGCTTATGTGCTACGCTACCGGCAGAAGGTAGTGTTGCAGAACTTGCGCAATTCGTTCCCGGAGAAGCCTGAGGCCGAGATTCTGCGGATTCAGAAGGCGTTCTACAGGCACTTCGCGCAAGTGATGGTGGAGACGCTGAAGCTAGCGGTGATGCCCGCTGAAGAACTGAAGCGCCGCGTGTGGTTCAGCAACCCCGAGGTGATGGAACGTCATTTTGCGCAAGGACGCACAGTGCTGGGCCTGTCGTCGCACGCTGGCAACTGGGAGTGGGTGCTGACTTCCGGGGCCGTGTGGCTGTCGGCGCATGCGGATGGGGTATATAAGCCGTTGAGCAACCCGTTTTTCGAGAGCTTCATGCACCAGCTCCGCACCCGCACCGGCGCTGGCCTGATACCGATGCGCGATACCCTGCGCGACATGCTGCAGCGCCGGGGCGAAATCCGAGTAGTAAGCCTGCTCTCTGACCAGGCCGCAGGCCCCGAAGACCGACCATACTGGACGCAGTTCATGAACCAGGAATCCGGCTTCTATACCAGCGCCGACCGGCTGGCTACTCGGTTCCACTGCCCCGTAGTGTACGTGAGCATCCGCCGGCTGCGCCGCGGCTACTACCAGATTATCCTGACTGAGCTCTACGATGGCGACGCCCCACTGCCTGCCAACGAATTCCCTATTACCGAAGCGTTTGTGCGCCAACTGGAGCACGACATGCACGCCTTCCCTGCCGACTACCTCTGGACCCACCGCCGCTGGAAGCACAAACGGCCGGTCAGTGAGCCAGTCAGCTAA
- a CDS encoding WbqC family protein — MSAVLFESQYNPPIAFFGQLIGADALWLETQEHYRKQTYRNRCLILTAQGVKPLTVPVVDGNRSEKVKTSELEIDYRQNWVHTHWRSIQTAYGGTPYFEYYADYLHDIYVQKPRLLFELNLALLQFYMRCLRLRTPIHFTTEYHAPSPTPTLGSDLLDRRDWLTPKAPDAVGPDSTSALPYAQTFGKDFAPGLSILDLLFMQGPAAGNFLA, encoded by the coding sequence ATGTCCGCCGTCCTTTTCGAGTCGCAGTACAACCCACCCATTGCGTTTTTTGGCCAATTGATAGGAGCCGATGCGCTATGGCTGGAAACGCAGGAGCACTACCGCAAGCAAACCTACCGCAACCGCTGCCTGATCCTGACGGCCCAAGGCGTGAAGCCGCTCACCGTGCCTGTAGTGGATGGCAACCGCAGTGAAAAAGTAAAAACCTCAGAGCTGGAAATCGACTACCGCCAGAACTGGGTGCACACACACTGGCGCAGCATCCAAACCGCGTATGGTGGCACTCCGTACTTTGAATACTACGCTGACTACCTCCACGACATTTACGTACAGAAACCTCGGCTTCTGTTCGAGCTGAATCTGGCGCTGCTGCAGTTCTATATGCGCTGCCTGCGTCTGCGTACTCCCATCCATTTCACCACCGAGTACCACGCTCCTTCCCCAACTCCAACCCTCGGTTCTGACCTACTTGACCGGCGCGACTGGCTGACACCAAAGGCCCCCGACGCAGTCGGACCTGACAGTACGTCTGCCTTGCCCTATGCGCAGACGTTTGGTAAAGATTTTGCACCGGGGCTCAGCATCTTAGACCTGCTTTTTATGCAGGGCCCGGCCGCCGGCAACTTTCTCGCGTAG
- a CDS encoding ATP-dependent Clp protease ATP-binding subunit, producing the protein MEAKFSNRVKEVISLSREEAIRLGHDYIGTEHLLLGMIREGEGTAIGLLKKLGVSVDELKYALEQATRNTATQGTSITGSIPLTKQTEKVLKITYLEAKIFKSEIIGTEHLLLSILRDEDNISSQILSKFNVNYESVRDSLDYHGNTANNPTSGPEADDDDNDRLFGGGAGRGGAGAGATPKKGTEKSRTPVLDNFGRDLTKLAEEDKLDPIVGREKEIERVAQILSRRKKNNPILIGEPGVGKTAIAEGLALRIIQKKVSRVLFGKRVVTLDLASLVAGTKYRGQFEERMKAVMNELEKSPDVILFIDELHTIVGAGGASGSLDASNMFKPALARGEIQCIGATTLDEYRQYIEKDGALARRFQMVMVDPTTPEETIEILHNIKDKYQDHHHVVYTDKAIEACVKLSDRYMSDRFLPDKAIDILDEAGARVHINNIVVPEDILKLEEQIENIKTEKNRVVKSQKYEEAAKLRDTEKKLIDQLEQAKKDWEEETKKKRYTVKEENVAEVIAMMTGIPVSRVAQNESAKLLKMGEELQGRVIGQDKAIKQLVKAIQRTRVGLKDPKKPIGSFVFLGPTGVGKTELAKVLATYLFDKEDSLVRIDMSEYMEKFSVSRLVGAPPGYVGYEEGGQLTEKIRRKPYSVILLDEIEKAHPDVYNLLLQVLDDGILTDGLGRKVDFRNTIIIMTSNIGARDLADFGAGIGFGTKARQENMDELTKGTITNALRKTFSPEFLNRLDDVIVFNSLEKSDIHKIIDISLAKLLGRIQTLGYRVELTDAAKDFVAEKGYDPKYGARPLNRAIQKYIEDPIAEEILKAEIAQGDVITADYTPEAEELTFAVSKSGEPQNLASDERPEEAPEPTDDEPKDTKKKGE; encoded by the coding sequence ATGGAAGCTAAATTCTCAAATCGAGTCAAGGAGGTCATCTCCCTGAGCCGGGAAGAGGCCATCCGGCTCGGGCACGACTATATCGGCACCGAACACCTGTTGTTGGGCATGATTCGCGAAGGGGAAGGCACGGCCATCGGTCTGCTCAAGAAATTGGGCGTATCCGTGGACGAGCTTAAATACGCCCTCGAGCAAGCCACCCGCAACACGGCCACGCAGGGCACGAGCATTACTGGCTCCATCCCGCTGACGAAACAAACCGAGAAAGTCCTCAAGATTACCTATCTCGAAGCCAAAATCTTCAAGAGCGAAATTATCGGAACGGAGCACCTGCTCCTCTCGATTCTGCGCGATGAAGACAACATTTCGTCTCAAATTCTCAGCAAATTCAACGTGAACTACGAATCTGTGCGCGATTCGCTGGACTACCACGGTAACACGGCGAACAACCCTACCAGCGGCCCCGAAGCCGACGACGACGACAATGACCGCCTCTTCGGGGGTGGTGCAGGCCGCGGCGGTGCCGGTGCCGGCGCTACACCCAAGAAGGGCACCGAAAAGTCCCGCACCCCAGTGCTAGACAACTTCGGCCGCGACCTGACCAAGCTGGCCGAGGAAGACAAACTCGACCCCATTGTGGGCCGCGAAAAGGAAATTGAGCGTGTAGCCCAAATCCTGAGCCGCCGCAAGAAGAACAACCCCATTCTCATCGGTGAGCCCGGCGTGGGCAAGACGGCCATTGCCGAAGGCCTTGCCCTGCGCATCATCCAGAAGAAGGTGTCGCGCGTGCTGTTCGGCAAACGGGTAGTCACGCTCGACCTCGCGTCGTTGGTAGCCGGCACCAAGTACCGCGGCCAGTTCGAGGAGCGCATGAAGGCCGTAATGAACGAGTTGGAAAAGTCGCCCGACGTGATTCTGTTCATCGATGAGCTCCACACGATTGTGGGTGCCGGCGGTGCTTCTGGCTCGCTGGATGCCTCCAACATGTTCAAGCCGGCTCTGGCCCGTGGCGAAATCCAATGCATTGGCGCGACTACTCTTGACGAGTACCGCCAGTACATCGAGAAAGATGGTGCCCTTGCCCGTCGTTTCCAGATGGTGATGGTGGACCCCACCACGCCTGAGGAAACCATCGAAATCCTGCACAACATCAAGGACAAGTACCAGGACCATCACCACGTAGTGTACACTGATAAGGCCATTGAGGCCTGCGTAAAGCTGTCGGACCGCTACATGTCCGACCGGTTCCTACCGGACAAGGCCATCGACATTCTTGACGAGGCCGGTGCCCGCGTGCACATCAACAACATTGTGGTTCCCGAGGATATTCTCAAGCTCGAAGAGCAGATTGAGAATATCAAGACGGAGAAAAACCGCGTGGTGAAAAGCCAGAAGTACGAGGAAGCCGCCAAGCTCCGCGACACGGAGAAGAAGCTAATTGATCAACTCGAGCAGGCCAAGAAGGACTGGGAAGAGGAGACCAAGAAGAAGCGCTACACCGTGAAGGAGGAGAACGTGGCTGAAGTTATTGCCATGATGACCGGCATTCCGGTGTCGCGCGTGGCCCAGAACGAAAGCGCCAAGCTCCTGAAAATGGGCGAGGAGTTGCAGGGTCGCGTAATCGGGCAGGACAAGGCTATCAAGCAACTGGTGAAGGCCATCCAGCGTACCCGCGTTGGCTTGAAGGACCCGAAGAAGCCTATCGGCTCATTCGTGTTCCTCGGCCCAACTGGTGTAGGTAAGACGGAGCTGGCTAAGGTGTTGGCCACCTACCTCTTCGACAAGGAGGATTCGCTCGTGCGGATTGACATGTCGGAATACATGGAGAAGTTCAGCGTATCGCGCCTCGTGGGCGCGCCTCCCGGCTACGTGGGCTACGAAGAGGGCGGCCAGCTGACGGAGAAAATCCGCCGCAAACCGTACTCGGTTATCCTGCTCGATGAGATTGAGAAGGCTCACCCCGACGTGTACAACCTGCTCCTGCAGGTGCTCGACGACGGTATCCTGACCGACGGCCTGGGCCGCAAAGTGGACTTCCGCAACACCATCATCATCATGACCTCGAACATTGGGGCGCGTGACTTGGCTGATTTCGGCGCCGGTATCGGTTTCGGCACTAAGGCCCGCCAGGAGAACATGGACGAGCTGACGAAGGGCACCATCACCAATGCCCTGCGCAAGACCTTCTCGCCTGAGTTCCTGAACCGCTTGGATGATGTTATCGTGTTCAACTCGCTGGAGAAGTCGGATATCCACAAGATTATCGACATCAGCTTGGCCAAGCTGCTGGGCCGTATCCAGACGCTGGGCTACCGCGTAGAACTGACCGATGCCGCCAAGGACTTCGTAGCCGAGAAAGGCTACGACCCCAAATACGGCGCGCGTCCGCTGAACCGGGCCATCCAGAAGTATATCGAAGACCCGATTGCCGAGGAAATCCTGAAGGCGGAAATTGCCCAAGGTGACGTCATCACGGCCGATTATACGCCGGAAGCGGAGGAACTGACTTTCGCTGTGAGCAAGAGCGGCGAGCCACAGAACCTTGCCAGCGACGAGCGTCCAGAGGAAGCTCCAGAGCCAACGGACGACGAGCCGAAGGATACCAAGAAGAAAGGCGAGTAA
- a CDS encoding acyl-CoA carboxylase subunit beta, whose protein sequence is MSDPHADAQLSKLEILDRKNQEALLGGGQARIDAQHKKGKLTARERIDLLFDEGSFEEIGKFVMHRSKDFGLDKEYYLGDGVVTGYGTVNGRLVYAFSQDFTVFGGSLSETHAEKIVKIMDLAMKNGAPVLGLNDSGGARIQEGVVSLGGYADIFYKNTLASGVVPQLSAIMGPCAGGAVYSPAITDFILMVEDTSYMFVTGPNVVKTVTHENVTSEELGGASTHSAKSGVTHFSCANEVACINHLKQLLSYMPQNCEETAPAVPYEAGQDESRAVLDTIIPENPNQPYDMREVIEGIIDAGSFLEVHQNFAENIVVGFARLGGRSIGIVGNQPAVLAGVLDINASTKAARFVRFCDSFNIPLLVLEDVPGFLPGTDQEWRGIITNGAKLLYAFCEATVPRITVITRKAYGGAYDVMNSKHIGADMNYAWPTAEIAVMGAKGAAEIIFKREIAQAENPEAKLQEKVDEYQQKFATPYRAAHRGFVDEVILPSQTRQKLIRAFKMLENKVDTLPRKKHGNIPL, encoded by the coding sequence ATGTCCGACCCGCACGCTGACGCTCAACTAAGCAAACTCGAAATTCTCGACCGCAAAAACCAGGAGGCCCTGCTCGGCGGCGGCCAGGCCCGCATTGATGCCCAGCACAAAAAAGGCAAGCTAACGGCCCGGGAGCGGATTGATTTGCTGTTCGATGAAGGCTCATTTGAGGAAATCGGCAAATTTGTGATGCACCGCTCCAAAGACTTCGGTCTGGACAAAGAGTATTATCTCGGCGACGGAGTAGTAACGGGCTACGGCACGGTAAACGGCCGGCTGGTGTACGCGTTTTCGCAGGATTTCACGGTGTTTGGCGGCTCGCTGAGCGAAACGCACGCCGAGAAAATCGTGAAAATCATGGACTTGGCCATGAAGAACGGTGCACCCGTACTCGGCCTGAACGACTCGGGCGGGGCACGGATTCAGGAAGGCGTCGTGAGCCTCGGTGGCTACGCGGATATCTTCTATAAGAATACGCTGGCCTCTGGCGTGGTGCCGCAACTGTCGGCCATTATGGGGCCGTGCGCAGGCGGCGCGGTGTATTCGCCGGCCATCACCGATTTCATCCTGATGGTGGAAGACACGAGCTATATGTTCGTGACTGGACCGAACGTGGTGAAAACCGTGACCCACGAAAACGTGACTAGCGAGGAATTGGGCGGCGCCAGTACGCACTCGGCCAAGAGCGGCGTCACGCACTTTTCGTGCGCCAACGAAGTAGCCTGCATCAACCACCTCAAGCAGCTGCTAAGCTACATGCCCCAGAACTGTGAGGAAACTGCCCCGGCAGTACCTTACGAAGCTGGACAAGACGAAAGCCGCGCGGTACTGGACACCATCATCCCTGAAAACCCGAACCAGCCTTACGACATGCGGGAGGTGATTGAAGGCATCATTGATGCCGGCTCCTTCCTGGAAGTACACCAGAACTTCGCCGAGAATATTGTGGTCGGATTTGCCCGTCTGGGTGGCCGCAGCATCGGTATCGTAGGCAATCAGCCGGCAGTGCTGGCGGGCGTGCTCGACATCAACGCGTCTACCAAAGCGGCCCGGTTCGTGCGGTTCTGCGACTCATTCAACATTCCGCTGCTGGTGCTGGAAGATGTGCCTGGCTTCCTGCCCGGCACCGACCAGGAGTGGCGCGGCATCATCACGAACGGCGCCAAGCTGCTCTACGCCTTCTGCGAAGCTACCGTGCCGCGCATCACTGTCATCACACGCAAAGCTTACGGCGGGGCGTATGACGTGATGAACAGCAAGCACATTGGGGCCGACATGAACTACGCTTGGCCTACTGCCGAAATTGCGGTAATGGGTGCAAAAGGTGCCGCCGAAATCATCTTCAAGCGCGAAATAGCCCAGGCCGAAAACCCGGAAGCTAAGCTGCAAGAGAAAGTAGACGAGTACCAGCAGAAATTTGCCACGCCGTATCGTGCCGCGCACCGGGGCTTCGTGGATGAAGTAATTCTGCCCTCGCAGACGCGCCAGAAGCTGATTCGGGCGTTCAAGATGCTCGAAAACAAAGTGGACACGCTGCCTCGTAAGAAGCACGGCAACATTCCGCTATAA
- a CDS encoding M42 family metallopeptidase codes for MRPESFDFLQKYLNNPSPTGFEKEGQKIWLDYIRPYIDEYFVDTYGTVVGVINPEAKYKVVIEAHADEISYFVNFITESGFLYLRRNGGSDPLVAPSKRVNIHTAKGIVKAVFGWPAIHVRKVEQDKAPTIETVFLDCGASSKEEVEQMGIHVGSVVTFEDEFMVMNDKFYVGRALDNRVGGFMIAEVARMLKENGKTLPFGLYIVNAVQEEIGLRGAEMVAHRINPDVAIITDVTHDTQSPMYEKKTSGDIFCGKGPVITYGPAVQNNLRDLIIETAQKAEIPFQRAAATRATGTDTDAFAYSGAGVAAALISLPLKYMHTTVETVHKDDVDSVTKLIYETLLRIEDGHDFRYFS; via the coding sequence ATGCGTCCAGAATCATTCGATTTTCTTCAGAAATACCTCAACAATCCTTCTCCGACTGGTTTCGAGAAAGAGGGCCAAAAGATCTGGCTAGACTATATCCGGCCGTACATCGATGAGTATTTCGTGGATACCTACGGCACGGTGGTTGGCGTTATCAATCCGGAGGCTAAGTACAAAGTTGTAATTGAGGCCCACGCTGATGAAATCAGCTACTTCGTCAACTTCATTACGGAGTCAGGCTTTCTGTATCTGCGCCGCAACGGCGGCTCCGACCCATTGGTGGCGCCCAGTAAACGCGTAAACATTCACACAGCCAAGGGCATTGTGAAGGCCGTGTTTGGCTGGCCTGCTATCCATGTGCGCAAAGTAGAGCAGGACAAAGCGCCTACCATCGAAACTGTTTTCCTCGACTGTGGCGCTTCCAGCAAGGAGGAAGTAGAGCAGATGGGCATTCACGTGGGCTCCGTCGTCACATTCGAAGACGAGTTCATGGTGATGAACGACAAGTTTTACGTAGGCCGCGCCCTCGACAACCGCGTGGGTGGTTTCATGATTGCCGAGGTGGCTCGGATGCTGAAAGAAAACGGCAAGACGCTTCCTTTCGGCTTATACATCGTGAATGCTGTGCAGGAGGAAATCGGGTTGCGCGGCGCCGAGATGGTAGCGCACCGCATCAATCCGGACGTAGCCATCATCACGGACGTGACCCACGACACTCAGTCGCCGATGTACGAGAAGAAGACTTCAGGCGACATTTTCTGCGGCAAAGGCCCCGTGATTACCTATGGCCCGGCCGTGCAGAACAACCTACGCGACCTGATCATCGAAACAGCGCAAAAGGCTGAAATTCCGTTCCAGCGGGCCGCTGCTACCCGCGCCACTGGCACCGACACCGATGCCTTTGCTTACTCCGGCGCCGGCGTGGCAGCGGCTTTGATTTCGCTGCCGCTCAAATACATGCACACCACCGTGGAAACCGTTCACAAAGACGATGTGGATAGCGTGACCAAACTTATTTACGAGACCCTGCTCCGTATCGAGGACGGGCATGACTTCCGCTACTTCAGCTAA
- a CDS encoding glycosyltransferase family 2 protein: protein MKISGFTIIRNAVINDYPVVEAIRSILPVVDEMVVSVGDSEDDTEGLIRAIGSPKIRIVHSVWDPALKTNGTVLAVETDKAFRQISPDADWAFYIQADEVVHEQYHAAIRQATEQHVSDKRVEGLLFNYTHFYGTYDYIGDSRRWYSREVRIIRNDADIHSYKDAQGFRRSNGEKLRVKPANAAVYHYGWVKNPEQMIAKMRHLDQFWNGDQRPEDHPLAARAAFSFDDYDSLERFTGTHPAVMQDRVARQNWQVDIDVRKKRFDKPKYRFLYWVEKLTGRRFFEFRNFRLV, encoded by the coding sequence ATGAAAATTTCCGGCTTCACCATTATTCGCAACGCCGTTATCAACGACTATCCCGTGGTGGAAGCTATCCGCTCCATCTTGCCGGTCGTGGATGAAATGGTGGTGAGTGTCGGGGATAGTGAGGATGATACGGAGGGGCTGATCCGGGCCATTGGCTCGCCCAAAATTCGCATTGTGCATTCGGTATGGGACCCGGCCCTGAAAACCAATGGCACCGTACTGGCTGTGGAAACCGACAAAGCCTTCCGCCAGATTAGCCCCGACGCCGACTGGGCTTTCTACATCCAGGCCGATGAGGTAGTGCACGAGCAATATCACGCGGCCATCCGGCAGGCGACCGAGCAGCACGTTTCTGATAAGCGTGTGGAAGGATTGTTATTCAACTACACCCACTTCTACGGCACCTACGACTATATCGGGGACAGCCGGCGCTGGTACTCCCGCGAGGTCCGCATCATCCGCAACGATGCGGATATTCATTCCTATAAGGACGCGCAGGGCTTTCGACGTAGCAACGGCGAAAAGCTGCGTGTGAAACCTGCCAATGCGGCCGTATACCATTATGGCTGGGTGAAAAACCCAGAGCAGATGATAGCCAAAATGCGTCACCTGGACCAATTCTGGAACGGCGACCAGCGGCCCGAAGACCACCCACTGGCCGCCCGTGCTGCCTTCAGCTTCGACGATTACGACTCATTGGAACGCTTCACTGGCACGCACCCAGCCGTAATGCAGGACCGCGTAGCCCGGCAGAATTGGCAGGTAGACATTGATGTGCGCAAAAAGCGTTTCGACAAGCCCAAATACCGCTTTTTGTACTGGGTAGAGAAGCTGACGGGCAGGCGGTTCTTCGAATTCCGCAACTTCCGGCTCGTGTAA
- a CDS encoding ABC transporter substrate-binding protein, with protein MQPPPLFPPLTVTDQMGRRVAVPFPPRRIVSLVPSQTELLYELGLGKLVVGVTKFCIHPAEARQQATIVGGTKNFDFEKIAALKPDLIIGNKEENYQQGIEQLAAHYPVWMSDISNLPEALDMIRRVGFIGGGKEAAEALATDISASFAQLPQLAALVPAAYFIWRKPYMVAGTGTFIDEMLRLAGFRNVFGNLPRYPEITPEQLQQAAPHQILLSSEPYPFQEKHLAEFQSLCPAAVVRIVDGELFSWYGSRLRLSAAYFQKLNSSPA; from the coding sequence ATGCAGCCTCCGCCCCTATTTCCACCGCTCACCGTCACGGACCAGATGGGCCGGCGTGTGGCCGTGCCATTTCCGCCGCGCCGTATCGTGTCGTTGGTACCGTCTCAGACGGAACTGCTGTATGAGTTGGGCCTGGGCAAGCTGGTGGTAGGCGTCACGAAGTTCTGCATTCATCCGGCGGAAGCCCGGCAGCAGGCTACTATTGTGGGCGGCACCAAGAATTTCGATTTCGAGAAGATAGCGGCGCTGAAACCCGATCTGATTATCGGCAATAAAGAAGAAAACTACCAGCAAGGCATTGAGCAGTTGGCGGCGCACTATCCGGTCTGGATGAGCGACATCAGCAACCTGCCCGAGGCGCTGGACATGATTCGGCGCGTGGGGTTTATTGGTGGCGGCAAGGAAGCGGCCGAGGCATTAGCCACCGACATTTCAGCTTCATTCGCACAGTTGCCTCAACTTGCCGCGCTGGTGCCGGCCGCGTATTTCATCTGGCGCAAGCCTTATATGGTAGCCGGCACAGGCACTTTTATTGATGAAATGCTCCGGCTTGCCGGTTTCCGTAACGTATTCGGGAATCTGCCTCGCTACCCCGAAATAACGCCTGAACAGCTGCAACAGGCTGCCCCTCACCAAATCCTGCTTTCCTCAGAGCCTTATCCGTTTCAGGAAAAACACTTGGCCGAATTCCAGTCGCTCTGCCCGGCGGCAGTAGTGCGCATCGTGGATGGAGAGCTGTTCAGTTGGTACGGCAGCAGGCTGCGGTTGTCAGCGGCCTACTTTCAGAAGTTGAACTCCTCACCAGCCTAA
- a CDS encoding 3-phosphoshikimate 1-carboxyvinyltransferase: protein MAHRFIAINSFLSLNWANGPLRGTAQLPASKSESNRALILQALAGGGTLSNLSDANDTQLMQRLLSDPAAAEVDAEDAGTVMRFLTAYLAITNRHALLTGTARMQERPIGILVDALRQLGAEIEYAGQDGYPPLRLRGWHYTETSSEAEEMAELTVRGDISSQYISALLMIGTTLPHGLRLHLTGKVGSRPYIRMTLALMQHFGGNCRDLGTVVEARPGQYQPTDYTIESDWSAASYWYTMVALAPAGSWIQLPGLRRYSWQGDQAIVSIMEKLGVTTEYLTDGVRLMQTAVTEPFTQDFTDCPDLAQTVAVVAAALQVPVLMTGLESLRIKETDRIFALQTELANFGAFLTEESEGHFRVSTDNFHVSGQTVATYHDHRMAMAFAPLALRGPLTIEAPQVVRKSYPQFWAELEKAGFSVE, encoded by the coding sequence TTGGCCCACAGATTCATTGCCATCAACTCTTTCCTCTCGCTCAACTGGGCTAACGGCCCTCTGCGAGGCACGGCTCAACTGCCCGCCTCCAAAAGTGAAAGCAACCGCGCCCTGATTCTACAGGCACTGGCCGGGGGCGGCACGCTCAGCAACCTGTCTGATGCTAACGACACGCAGCTTATGCAGCGCCTATTGTCAGACCCCGCCGCTGCGGAGGTTGACGCCGAGGATGCTGGCACTGTAATGCGCTTCCTGACGGCTTATCTGGCTATAACCAACCGCCATGCCCTGCTCACGGGTACCGCCCGGATGCAGGAGCGGCCCATAGGCATTCTCGTGGACGCCCTTCGCCAGCTCGGCGCTGAAATAGAGTATGCTGGTCAAGATGGGTATCCGCCATTGCGGCTGCGTGGCTGGCACTATACTGAAACCTCTTCCGAAGCAGAAGAAATGGCTGAATTGACCGTACGCGGCGACATCAGCAGCCAGTACATATCCGCGCTGCTGATGATAGGAACCACGCTTCCGCACGGACTGCGCCTGCACCTGACGGGCAAAGTTGGCTCGCGTCCCTATATCCGGATGACGCTGGCCTTAATGCAGCATTTCGGCGGCAACTGCCGCGACCTGGGCACGGTGGTAGAAGCTCGCCCCGGCCAATATCAGCCTACCGACTATACAATTGAATCGGACTGGTCGGCGGCGAGCTATTGGTATACTATGGTGGCGCTGGCGCCTGCTGGCTCTTGGATCCAACTGCCTGGGCTGCGCCGCTATTCCTGGCAAGGAGACCAAGCCATTGTAAGCATAATGGAGAAGCTGGGCGTAACTACTGAGTACCTCACCGACGGCGTGCGCCTCATGCAGACTGCAGTTACCGAGCCGTTCACGCAGGACTTCACTGACTGCCCTGACCTGGCCCAAACTGTGGCCGTAGTAGCCGCTGCCCTGCAGGTGCCCGTGCTGATGACTGGCCTGGAAAGCCTGCGCATCAAGGAAACAGACCGGATTTTTGCCCTCCAGACCGAATTGGCCAATTTCGGCGCGTTCCTGACAGAGGAGAGCGAAGGCCACTTCCGTGTGAGTACCGACAACTTTCATGTGAGCGGCCAGACCGTGGCCACCTACCACGACCACCGCATGGCTATGGCCTTCGCGCCACTCGCACTGCGCGGGCCACTTACCATCGAGGCTCCGCAGGTAGTGCGTAAGTCTTATCCACAATTTTGGGCTGAGCTGGAAAAAGCTGGCTTCAGTGTGGAATAG